Genomic DNA from Bacteroidales bacterium:
AAAGATTATACTACATATACTGTAAACGCAAATATGAATAGCGAATTGGGTAAACTAATTCCAAAACTCGATCCAAATACAAGACAGCCTATGCTAGATGACGATGGAAATCCACTTATGGAAAATCAATATTTCTATTCAGTACAGTATTTATTTAATTTAAACAAAGAGGCTTTAGTCCCCGTAGTAAATTCTGAAGATTCATATATTGACTTTGTAATACCTGTAAACCCTGAATCTAATTTAACAGAAATGACAACAGCCGATGGATTATGGCAAATTGCCCTAACCCAATATATGACAGAAATTCCTTACCAAGAAGGAGAACAAACTTTATATATGCAATATCCAACAGTTGGTGCTTTAATAAATACCCAAGCTAATATAGAAGTTGCACATATAGAGGATGAAAACTTTGAAACTATTACTTTAGACATAGCAAAAAACGCAAGCTATAGTACTGAAATTGACGCAATAGGCTATGAATGGAAAGCAATAGAGTTTAGCACCTATACTTACCAAGTCATTGAAGACAACTATTTTTTAATAAAAATTAGTGAAGATGAAATCTTCAAATTACGTTTCTTAGATTTTTATAATGAAGAAGCAGAAAAAGGAAATATCAAATTTCAGTTTCAATTACTTCAGTAAAAGCCATAAATATAAATCTCAACTATAACATA
This window encodes:
- a CDS encoding HmuY family protein; this encodes MKKLFTLLFIVSIGLVSCEKEETIEPKDYTTYTVNANMNSELGKLIPKLDPNTRQPMLDDDGNPLMENQYFYSVQYLFNLNKEALVPVVNSEDSYIDFVIPVNPESNLTEMTTADGLWQIALTQYMTEIPYQEGEQTLYMQYPTVGALINTQANIEVAHIEDENFETITLDIAKNASYSTEIDAIGYEWKAIEFSTYTYQVIEDNYFLIKISEDEIFKLRFLDFYNEEAEKGNIKFQFQLLQ